One stretch of Tenrec ecaudatus isolate mTenEca1 chromosome 18, mTenEca1.hap1, whole genome shotgun sequence DNA includes these proteins:
- the MED25 gene encoding mediator of RNA polymerase II transcription subunit 25 isoform X3 produces the protein MVPGSEGPARAGGLVADVVFVIEGTANLGPYFEGLRKHYLLPAIEYFNGGPPAETDFGGDYGGTQYSLVVFNTVDCAPESYVQCHAPTSSAYEFVTWLDGIKFMGGGGESCSLIAEGLSTALQLFDDFKKMREQIGQTHRVCLLICNSPPYLLPAVESTVYSGYTTENLVQKIGERGIYFSIVSPRKLPALRLLFEKAAPPTLLEPLQPLTDVSQDPRHMVLVRGLVLPVGGGAAPGPLQPKQPGPLPPAPTSAAALSAAPQQPLPPVPPQYQVPGNLSAAQVAAQNAVEAAKSQKAGLGPRFSPINPLQQAAPGVGPPFSQAQPPQMPPGPPGAPKPPPVSQPSLVSNVAPGSGLAPTAQPGAPSMAGSVAPGGVNGPSPAQLGAPALGGQQSVTNKLLAWSGVLEWQEKPKPASVDANTKLTRSLPCQVYVNHGENLKTEQWPQKLIMQLIPQQLLTTLGPLFRNSRMVQFHFTNKDLESLKGLYRIMGNGFAGCVHFPHTAPCEVRVLMLLYSSKKKIFMGLIPYDQSGFVNGIRQVITNHKQVQQQKLEQQQRGMGGQQAPTGLGPMLEEQARPGQNLLQLRPPQPQPQGAVGASGPTGQPQPQGAAQGPTGAPQGPPGAAPGPPPPGPILRAQNPGANPQLRSLLLNPPPPQSGVPPPQASLHHLQPPGAPTLLPPPHQGLGQPQLGPPLLHPPPTQSWPTQLPPRASLPGQMLLSGGPRGPVPQAGLQPSVMEDDILMDLI, from the exons ATGGTCCCCGGGTCGGAGGGACCGGCCCGCGCCGGGGGCCTGGTGGCCGACGTGGTGTTTGTGATCGAGGGCACGGCCAACTTGGGGCCCTACTTCGAGGGGCTCCGCAAGCACTACCTGCTCCCGGCCATCGA GTACTTTAATGGGGGTCCTCCGGCCGAGACGGACTTCGGGGGAGAC TATGGGGGGACCCAGTACAGCCTCGTCGTGTTCAACACGGTGGACTGCGCGCCCGAGTCCTACGTGCAGTGTCACGCTCCCACCAGCAGCGCCTATGAGTTTGTCACCTGGCTGGATGGCATCAA GTTCATGGGCGGCGGCGGCGAGAGCTGCAGCCTCATTGCCGAGGGCCTCAGCACCGCCCTGCAGCTGTTCGATGACTTCAAGAAGATGCGGGAGCAGAT TGGTCAGACACACCGTGTCTGCCTCCTCATCTGCAACTCGCCGCCCTACCTGCTGCCCGCCGTGGAGAGCACGGTGTACTCGGGCTATACCACCGAGAACCTGGTGCAGAAGATTGGCGAG CGGGGCATCTACTTCTCCATCGTGTCTCCCCGGAAGCTGCCCGCCCTGCGGCTGCTGTTCGAGAAGGCAGCACCCCCGACTCTGCTGGAGCCCCTGCAGCCCCTGACGGACGTGAGCCAGGACCCTCGGCACATGGTGCTGGTGCGGGGGCTGGTGTTGCCAG TTGGGGGTGGTGCAGCTCCAGGCCCACTCCAGCCTAAGCAGCCCGGCCCACTGCCTCCGGCCCCCACCTCTGCCGCTGCACTCTCAGCAGCCCCCCAGCAGCCTCTGCCGCCCGTACCCCCGCAGTACCAG GTCCCTGGGAACCTGAGTGcagcgcaggtggctgcccaGAATGCCGTAGAAGCTGCCAAGAGCCAGAAGGCGGGACTGGGCCCGCGCT tCTCCCCCATCAACCCTCTCCAGCAAGCTGCACCAGGCGTGGGCCCCCCCTTCAGCCAGGCTCAGCCCCCCCAGATGCCCCCAGGGCCCCCTGGTGCCCCCAAGCCACCTCCGGTGTCCCAACCCAGCTTGGTCTCCAATGTGGCTCCTGGCTCGGGTCTGGCCCCCACTGCGCAGCCTGGGGCACCATCCATG GCCGGTTCTGTGGCCCCAGGAGGTGTGAATGGTCCCTCCCCGGCCCAGCTGGGGGCCCCAGCACTGGGTGGGCAGCAGTCTGTGACCAATAAGCTTCTGGCCTGGAGCGGGGTGCTTGAGTGGCAGGAG AAGCCCAAGCCCGCCTCTGTGGACGCCAACACGAAGCTGACCCGCTCCCTGCCCTGCCAGGTCTACGTGAACCACGGAGAGAACTT GAAGACGGAGCAGTGGCCACAGAAGCTGATCATGCAGCTCATCCCTCAGCAACTGCTG ACCACCCTGGGCCCTTTGTTCCGGAACTCGAGGATGGTCCAGTTCCACTTCACCAACAAGGACCTGGAGTCCCTCAAAGGCCTCTACCGAATCATGGGCAACGGCttt GCCGGCTGCGTGCACTTTCCCCACACAGCCCCCTGCGAGGTGCGCGTGCTGATGCTGCTGTACTCGTCCAAGAAGAAGATCTTCATGGGCCTCATCCCCTACGACCAGAGCGGCTTCGTCAATGGCATCCGGCAGGTCATCACCAACCACAAGCAGGTCCAGCAGCAGAAGCTGGAGCAGCAGCAGCGCGGG ATGGGGGGACAGCAGGCCCCCACAGGGCTGGGCCCCATGCTGGAGGAGCAGGCAAGGCCTGGGCAGAATCTG CTCCAGCTCCgcccacctcagccccagccgCAGGGTGCCGTAGGGGCCTCTGGGCCAACagggcagccccagccccaaggtGCTGCCCAAGGTCCCACAGGGGCCCCCCAAGGCCCCCCAGGAGCGGCCCCTGGCCCACCCCCACCGGGCCCAATTCTTCGTGCCCAGAACCCTGGGGCCAACCCCCAGCTGCGGAGCCTCCTCCTGAACCCTCCACCG CCCCAGAGCGGGgtgcccccaccccaggcctccCTGCATCACCTGCAGCCACCAGGGGCTCCCACCCTGCTGCCCCCCCCACACCAGGGCCTGGGACAGCCCCAGCTGGGACCCCCACTTctgcacccacctcccacccagtcctggCCCACGCAGCTGCCCCCAAGAGCTTCCCTGCCAG GTCAGATGCTGCTCAGCGGGGGTCCCCGGGGCCCGGTCCCCCAGGCGGGCCTGCAGCCCAGCGTCATGGAGGACGACATCCTCATGGACCTCATCTGA
- the MED25 gene encoding mediator of RNA polymerase II transcription subunit 25 isoform X1, producing MVPGSEGPARAGGLVADVVFVIEGTANLGPYFEGLRKHYLLPAIEYFNGGPPAETDFGGDYGGTQYSLVVFNTVDCAPESYVQCHAPTSSAYEFVTWLDGIKFMGGGGESCSLIAEGLSTALQLFDDFKKMREQIGQTHRVCLLICNSPPYLLPAVESTVYSGYTTENLVQKIGERGIYFSIVSPRKLPALRLLFEKAAPPTLLEPLQPLTDVSQDPRHMVLVRGLVLPVGGGAAPGPLQPKQPGPLPPAPTSAAALSAAPQQPLPPVPPQYQVPGNLSAAQVAAQNAVEAAKSQKAGLGPRFSPINPLQQAAPGVGPPFSQAQPPQMPPGPPGAPKPPPVSQPSLVSNVAPGSGLAPTAQPGAPSMAGSVAPGGVNGPSPAQLGAPALGGQQSVTNKLLAWSGVLEWQEKPKPASVDANTKLTRSLPCQVYVNHGENLKTEQWPQKLIMQLIPQQLLTTLGPLFRNSRMVQFHFTNKDLESLKGLYRIMGNGFAGCVHFPHTAPCEVRVLMLLYSSKKKIFMGLIPYDQSGFVNGIRQVITNHKQVQQQKLEQQQRGMGGQQAPTGLGPMLEEQARPGQNLLQLRPPQPQPQGAVGASGPTGQPQPQGAAQGPTGAPQGPPGAAPGPPPPGPILRAQNPGANPQLRSLLLNPPPPQSGVPPPQASLHHLQPPGAPTLLPPPHQGLGQPQLGPPLLHPPPTQSWPTQLPPRASLPAAKRKREGEGRVFREKWERAYFFVEVKSMPTCLICKKIVSVLKEYNLKRHYKSKHSKSYDQYTEQTRDAILSELKEALKCQ from the exons ATGGTCCCCGGGTCGGAGGGACCGGCCCGCGCCGGGGGCCTGGTGGCCGACGTGGTGTTTGTGATCGAGGGCACGGCCAACTTGGGGCCCTACTTCGAGGGGCTCCGCAAGCACTACCTGCTCCCGGCCATCGA GTACTTTAATGGGGGTCCTCCGGCCGAGACGGACTTCGGGGGAGAC TATGGGGGGACCCAGTACAGCCTCGTCGTGTTCAACACGGTGGACTGCGCGCCCGAGTCCTACGTGCAGTGTCACGCTCCCACCAGCAGCGCCTATGAGTTTGTCACCTGGCTGGATGGCATCAA GTTCATGGGCGGCGGCGGCGAGAGCTGCAGCCTCATTGCCGAGGGCCTCAGCACCGCCCTGCAGCTGTTCGATGACTTCAAGAAGATGCGGGAGCAGAT TGGTCAGACACACCGTGTCTGCCTCCTCATCTGCAACTCGCCGCCCTACCTGCTGCCCGCCGTGGAGAGCACGGTGTACTCGGGCTATACCACCGAGAACCTGGTGCAGAAGATTGGCGAG CGGGGCATCTACTTCTCCATCGTGTCTCCCCGGAAGCTGCCCGCCCTGCGGCTGCTGTTCGAGAAGGCAGCACCCCCGACTCTGCTGGAGCCCCTGCAGCCCCTGACGGACGTGAGCCAGGACCCTCGGCACATGGTGCTGGTGCGGGGGCTGGTGTTGCCAG TTGGGGGTGGTGCAGCTCCAGGCCCACTCCAGCCTAAGCAGCCCGGCCCACTGCCTCCGGCCCCCACCTCTGCCGCTGCACTCTCAGCAGCCCCCCAGCAGCCTCTGCCGCCCGTACCCCCGCAGTACCAG GTCCCTGGGAACCTGAGTGcagcgcaggtggctgcccaGAATGCCGTAGAAGCTGCCAAGAGCCAGAAGGCGGGACTGGGCCCGCGCT tCTCCCCCATCAACCCTCTCCAGCAAGCTGCACCAGGCGTGGGCCCCCCCTTCAGCCAGGCTCAGCCCCCCCAGATGCCCCCAGGGCCCCCTGGTGCCCCCAAGCCACCTCCGGTGTCCCAACCCAGCTTGGTCTCCAATGTGGCTCCTGGCTCGGGTCTGGCCCCCACTGCGCAGCCTGGGGCACCATCCATG GCCGGTTCTGTGGCCCCAGGAGGTGTGAATGGTCCCTCCCCGGCCCAGCTGGGGGCCCCAGCACTGGGTGGGCAGCAGTCTGTGACCAATAAGCTTCTGGCCTGGAGCGGGGTGCTTGAGTGGCAGGAG AAGCCCAAGCCCGCCTCTGTGGACGCCAACACGAAGCTGACCCGCTCCCTGCCCTGCCAGGTCTACGTGAACCACGGAGAGAACTT GAAGACGGAGCAGTGGCCACAGAAGCTGATCATGCAGCTCATCCCTCAGCAACTGCTG ACCACCCTGGGCCCTTTGTTCCGGAACTCGAGGATGGTCCAGTTCCACTTCACCAACAAGGACCTGGAGTCCCTCAAAGGCCTCTACCGAATCATGGGCAACGGCttt GCCGGCTGCGTGCACTTTCCCCACACAGCCCCCTGCGAGGTGCGCGTGCTGATGCTGCTGTACTCGTCCAAGAAGAAGATCTTCATGGGCCTCATCCCCTACGACCAGAGCGGCTTCGTCAATGGCATCCGGCAGGTCATCACCAACCACAAGCAGGTCCAGCAGCAGAAGCTGGAGCAGCAGCAGCGCGGG ATGGGGGGACAGCAGGCCCCCACAGGGCTGGGCCCCATGCTGGAGGAGCAGGCAAGGCCTGGGCAGAATCTG CTCCAGCTCCgcccacctcagccccagccgCAGGGTGCCGTAGGGGCCTCTGGGCCAACagggcagccccagccccaaggtGCTGCCCAAGGTCCCACAGGGGCCCCCCAAGGCCCCCCAGGAGCGGCCCCTGGCCCACCCCCACCGGGCCCAATTCTTCGTGCCCAGAACCCTGGGGCCAACCCCCAGCTGCGGAGCCTCCTCCTGAACCCTCCACCG CCCCAGAGCGGGgtgcccccaccccaggcctccCTGCATCACCTGCAGCCACCAGGGGCTCCCACCCTGCTGCCCCCCCCACACCAGGGCCTGGGACAGCCCCAGCTGGGACCCCCACTTctgcacccacctcccacccagtcctggCCCACGCAGCTGCCCCCAAGAGCTTCCCTGCCAG CGGCAAAACGAAAGCGAGAAGGCGAGGGCCGCGTGTTCCGAGAGAAATGGGAGCGAGCCTATTTCTTTGTGGAGGTGAAGAGCATGCCCACGTGTCTAATATGCAAAAAAATCGTGTCTGTGTTGAAAGAGTACAACCTGAAGCGCCACTATAAGTCCAAGCACAGCAAGAGCTACGACCAGTACACGGAGCAGACGCGCGACGCCATCCTCAGCGAGCTCAAGGAGGCCCTCAAGTGCCAGTAG
- the MED25 gene encoding mediator of RNA polymerase II transcription subunit 25 isoform X2: protein MVPGSEGPARAGGLVADVVFVIEGTANLGPYFEGLRKHYLLPAIEYFNGGPPAETDFGGDYGGTQYSLVVFNTVDCAPESYVQCHAPTSSAYEFVTWLDGIKFMGGGGESCSLIAEGLSTALQLFDDFKKMREQIGQTHRVCLLICNSPPYLLPAVESTVYSGYTTENLVQKIGERGIYFSIVSPRKLPALRLLFEKAAPPTLLEPLQPLTDVSQDPRHMVLVRGLVLPVGGGAAPGPLQPKQPGPLPPAPTSAAALSAAPQQPLPPVPPQYQVPGNLSAAQVAAQNAVEAAKSQKAGLGPRFSPINPLQQAAPGVGPPFSQAQPPQMPPGPPGAPKPPPVSQPSLVSNVAPGSGLAPTAQPGAPSMAGSVAPGGVNGPSPAQLGAPALGGQQSVTNKLLAWSGVLEWQEKPKPASVDANTKLTRSLPCQVYVNHGENLKTEQWPQKLIMQLIPQQLLTTLGPLFRNSRMVQFHFTNKDLESLKGLYRIMGNGFAGCVHFPHTAPCEVRVLMLLYSSKKKIFMGLIPYDQSGFVNGIRQVITNHKQVQQQKLEQQQRGMGGQQAPTGLGPMLEEQARPGQNLLQLRPPQPQPQGAVGASGPTGQPQPQGAAQGPTGAPQGPPGAAPGPPPPGPILRAQNPGANPQLRSLLLNPPPPQSGVPPPQASLHHLQPPGAPTLLPPPHQGLGQPQLGPPLLHPPPTQSWPTQLPPRASLPEYNLKRHYKSKHSKSYDQYTEQTRDAILSELKEALKCQ, encoded by the exons ATGGTCCCCGGGTCGGAGGGACCGGCCCGCGCCGGGGGCCTGGTGGCCGACGTGGTGTTTGTGATCGAGGGCACGGCCAACTTGGGGCCCTACTTCGAGGGGCTCCGCAAGCACTACCTGCTCCCGGCCATCGA GTACTTTAATGGGGGTCCTCCGGCCGAGACGGACTTCGGGGGAGAC TATGGGGGGACCCAGTACAGCCTCGTCGTGTTCAACACGGTGGACTGCGCGCCCGAGTCCTACGTGCAGTGTCACGCTCCCACCAGCAGCGCCTATGAGTTTGTCACCTGGCTGGATGGCATCAA GTTCATGGGCGGCGGCGGCGAGAGCTGCAGCCTCATTGCCGAGGGCCTCAGCACCGCCCTGCAGCTGTTCGATGACTTCAAGAAGATGCGGGAGCAGAT TGGTCAGACACACCGTGTCTGCCTCCTCATCTGCAACTCGCCGCCCTACCTGCTGCCCGCCGTGGAGAGCACGGTGTACTCGGGCTATACCACCGAGAACCTGGTGCAGAAGATTGGCGAG CGGGGCATCTACTTCTCCATCGTGTCTCCCCGGAAGCTGCCCGCCCTGCGGCTGCTGTTCGAGAAGGCAGCACCCCCGACTCTGCTGGAGCCCCTGCAGCCCCTGACGGACGTGAGCCAGGACCCTCGGCACATGGTGCTGGTGCGGGGGCTGGTGTTGCCAG TTGGGGGTGGTGCAGCTCCAGGCCCACTCCAGCCTAAGCAGCCCGGCCCACTGCCTCCGGCCCCCACCTCTGCCGCTGCACTCTCAGCAGCCCCCCAGCAGCCTCTGCCGCCCGTACCCCCGCAGTACCAG GTCCCTGGGAACCTGAGTGcagcgcaggtggctgcccaGAATGCCGTAGAAGCTGCCAAGAGCCAGAAGGCGGGACTGGGCCCGCGCT tCTCCCCCATCAACCCTCTCCAGCAAGCTGCACCAGGCGTGGGCCCCCCCTTCAGCCAGGCTCAGCCCCCCCAGATGCCCCCAGGGCCCCCTGGTGCCCCCAAGCCACCTCCGGTGTCCCAACCCAGCTTGGTCTCCAATGTGGCTCCTGGCTCGGGTCTGGCCCCCACTGCGCAGCCTGGGGCACCATCCATG GCCGGTTCTGTGGCCCCAGGAGGTGTGAATGGTCCCTCCCCGGCCCAGCTGGGGGCCCCAGCACTGGGTGGGCAGCAGTCTGTGACCAATAAGCTTCTGGCCTGGAGCGGGGTGCTTGAGTGGCAGGAG AAGCCCAAGCCCGCCTCTGTGGACGCCAACACGAAGCTGACCCGCTCCCTGCCCTGCCAGGTCTACGTGAACCACGGAGAGAACTT GAAGACGGAGCAGTGGCCACAGAAGCTGATCATGCAGCTCATCCCTCAGCAACTGCTG ACCACCCTGGGCCCTTTGTTCCGGAACTCGAGGATGGTCCAGTTCCACTTCACCAACAAGGACCTGGAGTCCCTCAAAGGCCTCTACCGAATCATGGGCAACGGCttt GCCGGCTGCGTGCACTTTCCCCACACAGCCCCCTGCGAGGTGCGCGTGCTGATGCTGCTGTACTCGTCCAAGAAGAAGATCTTCATGGGCCTCATCCCCTACGACCAGAGCGGCTTCGTCAATGGCATCCGGCAGGTCATCACCAACCACAAGCAGGTCCAGCAGCAGAAGCTGGAGCAGCAGCAGCGCGGG ATGGGGGGACAGCAGGCCCCCACAGGGCTGGGCCCCATGCTGGAGGAGCAGGCAAGGCCTGGGCAGAATCTG CTCCAGCTCCgcccacctcagccccagccgCAGGGTGCCGTAGGGGCCTCTGGGCCAACagggcagccccagccccaaggtGCTGCCCAAGGTCCCACAGGGGCCCCCCAAGGCCCCCCAGGAGCGGCCCCTGGCCCACCCCCACCGGGCCCAATTCTTCGTGCCCAGAACCCTGGGGCCAACCCCCAGCTGCGGAGCCTCCTCCTGAACCCTCCACCG CCCCAGAGCGGGgtgcccccaccccaggcctccCTGCATCACCTGCAGCCACCAGGGGCTCCCACCCTGCTGCCCCCCCCACACCAGGGCCTGGGACAGCCCCAGCTGGGACCCCCACTTctgcacccacctcccacccagtcctggCCCACGCAGCTGCCCCCAAGAGCTTCCCTGCCAG AGTACAACCTGAAGCGCCACTATAAGTCCAAGCACAGCAAGAGCTACGACCAGTACACGGAGCAGACGCGCGACGCCATCCTCAGCGAGCTCAAGGAGGCCCTCAAGTGCCAGTAG